A genomic segment from Aegilops tauschii subsp. strangulata cultivar AL8/78 chromosome 1, Aet v6.0, whole genome shotgun sequence encodes:
- the LOC109764001 gene encoding outer envelope protein 39, chloroplastic isoform X5 yields the protein MVIAAVVCHSGSRGVNLSRLSLGVEINEPTTSKWTSGTSVKFEHIRPVNNDGRSIARDHEGFPLTCSGNLHDNMIILKQESGYADVKDNSFLRVNFQMEQGLPLVPKSLTFNRVKCAVSKGIKLGPTFLVTSLTGGSIVGDMAPYQAFAIGGLGSVRGYGEGAVGSGRLCLIGNCEYTVPLVVSACKRNIPYTAKDCDEEFIVKGYSFRVESSEAKNLEGSLFMDCGSDLGSARHVPGNPALRQGKPGFGVGFGYGVHFNTDIGQIRVDYAMNAFSRKTFYFSINTGGAGS from the exons ATGGTTATCGCAGCAGTCGTTTGTCATTCAG GGAGCAGAGGGGTAAATCTAAGCCGGTTGTCGCTTGGGGTGGAGATTAATGAACCGACAACATCAAAATGGACTTCTGGAACTAGTGTTAAGTTTGAG CATATCCGTCCTGTTAATAATGATGGGCGCTCAATAGCTAGGGACCACGAAGGTTTTCCCCTAACATGCAG TGGTAACCTCCATGACAACATGATTATCTTGAAGCAAGAGTCTGGTTATGCGGATGTTAAAGATAATAGCTTCTTAAGA GTTAATTTCCAAATGGAACAAGGATTGCCACTTGTACCAAAATCACTAACTTTTAACAGAGTTAAATGTGCTGTTTCGAAAGGCATTAAACTGGGGCCAACATTTTTGGTTACTAG CTTGACAGGCGGTTCCATTGTGGGTGACATGGCACCGTATCAAGCATTTGCAATAGGTGGACTTGGTAGCGTCCGGGGTTATGGCGAGGGTGCAGTTGGTTCAGGAAGACTGTGCCTAATTGGTAACTGCGAATACACGGTTCCTTTG GTGGTGTCTGCATGCAAGAGGAATATACCATATACTGCAAAGGACTGCGATGAGGAATTCATAGTCAAAGGATACAGTTTCAGGGTTGAAAGTTCAGAA GCAAAGAATCTCGAAGGTTCTCTTTTCATGGATTGCGGCAGTGATTTAGGATCTGCTCGTCATGTTCCTG GCAATCCAGCTCTTCGGCAAGGGAAACCGGGATTCGGTGTCGGGTTTGGGTACGGCGTCCACTTCAACACGGACATAGGCCAAATCCGGGTCGACTACGCCATGAACGCCTTCAGTCGCAAGACCTTCTACTTCAGCATCAACACTGGCGGTGCTGGCTCATAG
- the LOC109764001 gene encoding outer envelope protein 39, chloroplastic isoform X4: MGAQQSVNAGKAKVDLHVDLTHMLCEALLLPPLSSSATISQIVGRISLKHPSLFGRSEKLDVILDKGVNDSNVVVAFRRPRPEWLSQQSFVIQHSMTPEIAVHGFPADNFTRSGSRGVNLSRLSLGVEINEPTTSKWTSGTSVKFEHIRPVNNDGRSIARDHEGFPLTCSGNLHDNMIILKQESGYADVKDNSFLRVNFQMEQGLPLVPKSLTFNRVKCAVSKGIKLGPTFLVTSLTGGSIVGDMAPYQAFAIGGLGSVRGYGEGAVGSGRLCLIGNCEYTVPLAKNLEGSLFMDCGSDLGSARHVPGNPALRQGKPGFGVGFGYGVHFNTDIGQIRVDYAMNAFSRKTFYFSINTGGAGS, translated from the exons ATGGGAGCCCAGCAGAGCGTCAATGCCGGCAAAG CCAAGGTGGATTTGCACGTCGACCTCACCCACATGCTCTGCGAGGCGCTCCTGCTGCCGCCCCTGAG CTCCAGCGCCACCATCTCGCAAATCGTCGGAAG GATCTCCCTCAAACACCCAAGCCTATTTGGGAGGAGCGAGAAGTTGGACGTGATTCTGGATAAGGGTGTCAATGACTCTAATGTTGTTGTTGCCTTTAGACGCCCAAGGCCCGAATGGTTATCGCAGCAGTCGTTTGTCATTCAG CACTCGATGACACCAGAAATTGCGGTGCATGGTTTTCCGGCTGACAACTTCACACGGTCAGGGAGCAGAGGGGTAAATCTAAGCCGGTTGTCGCTTGGGGTGGAGATTAATGAACCGACAACATCAAAATGGACTTCTGGAACTAGTGTTAAGTTTGAG CATATCCGTCCTGTTAATAATGATGGGCGCTCAATAGCTAGGGACCACGAAGGTTTTCCCCTAACATGCAG TGGTAACCTCCATGACAACATGATTATCTTGAAGCAAGAGTCTGGTTATGCGGATGTTAAAGATAATAGCTTCTTAAGA GTTAATTTCCAAATGGAACAAGGATTGCCACTTGTACCAAAATCACTAACTTTTAACAGAGTTAAATGTGCTGTTTCGAAAGGCATTAAACTGGGGCCAACATTTTTGGTTACTAG CTTGACAGGCGGTTCCATTGTGGGTGACATGGCACCGTATCAAGCATTTGCAATAGGTGGACTTGGTAGCGTCCGGGGTTATGGCGAGGGTGCAGTTGGTTCAGGAAGACTGTGCCTAATTGGTAACTGCGAATACACGGTTCCTTTG GCAAAGAATCTCGAAGGTTCTCTTTTCATGGATTGCGGCAGTGATTTAGGATCTGCTCGTCATGTTCCTG GCAATCCAGCTCTTCGGCAAGGGAAACCGGGATTCGGTGTCGGGTTTGGGTACGGCGTCCACTTCAACACGGACATAGGCCAAATCCGGGTCGACTACGCCATGAACGCCTTCAGTCGCAAGACCTTCTACTTCAGCATCAACACTGGCGGTGCTGGCTCATAG
- the LOC109764001 gene encoding outer envelope protein 39, chloroplastic isoform X2 — MGAQQSVNAGKAKVDLHVDLTHMLCEALLLPPLSSSATISQIVGRISLKHPSLFGRSEKLDVILDKGVNDSNVVVAFRRPRPEWLSQQSFVIQHSMTPEIAVHGFPADNFTRSGSRGVNLSRLSLGVEINEPTTSKWTSGTSVKFEHIRPVNNDGRSIARDHEGFPLTCSGNLHDNMIILKQESGYADVKDNSFLRVNFQMEQGLPLVPKSLTFNRVKCAVSKGIKLGPTFLVTSLTGGSIVGDMAPYQAFAIGGLGSVRGYGEGAVGSGRLCLIGNCEYTVPLVVSACKRNIPYTAKDCDEEFIVKGYSFRVESSEAKNLEGSLFMDCGSDLGSARHVPGNPALRQGKPGFGVGFGYGVHFNTDIGQIRVDYAMNAFSRKTFYFSINTGGAGS; from the exons ATGGGAGCCCAGCAGAGCGTCAATGCCGGCAAAG CCAAGGTGGATTTGCACGTCGACCTCACCCACATGCTCTGCGAGGCGCTCCTGCTGCCGCCCCTGAG CTCCAGCGCCACCATCTCGCAAATCGTCGGAAG GATCTCCCTCAAACACCCAAGCCTATTTGGGAGGAGCGAGAAGTTGGACGTGATTCTGGATAAGGGTGTCAATGACTCTAATGTTGTTGTTGCCTTTAGACGCCCAAGGCCCGAATGGTTATCGCAGCAGTCGTTTGTCATTCAG CACTCGATGACACCAGAAATTGCGGTGCATGGTTTTCCGGCTGACAACTTCACACGGTCAGGGAGCAGAGGGGTAAATCTAAGCCGGTTGTCGCTTGGGGTGGAGATTAATGAACCGACAACATCAAAATGGACTTCTGGAACTAGTGTTAAGTTTGAG CATATCCGTCCTGTTAATAATGATGGGCGCTCAATAGCTAGGGACCACGAAGGTTTTCCCCTAACATGCAG TGGTAACCTCCATGACAACATGATTATCTTGAAGCAAGAGTCTGGTTATGCGGATGTTAAAGATAATAGCTTCTTAAGA GTTAATTTCCAAATGGAACAAGGATTGCCACTTGTACCAAAATCACTAACTTTTAACAGAGTTAAATGTGCTGTTTCGAAAGGCATTAAACTGGGGCCAACATTTTTGGTTACTAG CTTGACAGGCGGTTCCATTGTGGGTGACATGGCACCGTATCAAGCATTTGCAATAGGTGGACTTGGTAGCGTCCGGGGTTATGGCGAGGGTGCAGTTGGTTCAGGAAGACTGTGCCTAATTGGTAACTGCGAATACACGGTTCCTTTG GTGGTGTCTGCATGCAAGAGGAATATACCATATACTGCAAAGGACTGCGATGAGGAATTCATAGTCAAAGGATACAGTTTCAGGGTTGAAAGTTCAGAA GCAAAGAATCTCGAAGGTTCTCTTTTCATGGATTGCGGCAGTGATTTAGGATCTGCTCGTCATGTTCCTG GCAATCCAGCTCTTCGGCAAGGGAAACCGGGATTCGGTGTCGGGTTTGGGTACGGCGTCCACTTCAACACGGACATAGGCCAAATCCGGGTCGACTACGCCATGAACGCCTTCAGTCGCAAGACCTTCTACTTCAGCATCAACACTGGCGGTGCTGGCTCATAG
- the LOC109764002 gene encoding probable E3 ubiquitin ligase SUD1 has protein sequence MAADASPPETALSAANGPGDEDGEEGEAEQCRICRLPAEADRPLRHPCACRGSIRFVHDDCQLRWLATRRGPRCELCNNDISIRPVYAADAPARLPVSEFMAGFSHKLMDLLLLLICLVPALVMYLITLGAWLFALARSFAQVHHLLSLRPSVASIVAQTAIFILRLPGIILRGVVGSIPSVALIVAQSAIFILRLPGIFLRGVVRSIPAANFCLNLLSAKILHPVFFGWALDICTSEMFGATMSQRFKLMLASSFASTVLHWYFGCIFWHLGLRFFRLLDKILRPGIAIPFVHYEAHEPFYKFYLKKLHILFVGIISMVLVILVPIQIGGLLVPELFPFHITYFNCGAKGISFWQAPRNYVDSVSHALLLKFLIDNTKTLVYLEWLVKKVTQYSFVTTGHALGLSDSLSIWPDDASGHDEIGSSVAPEDQYDRINEAKDGRRSVAAATILSLVLAWLTIVVFNLAVLIFPISIGHAITRLPLAGGLKSDDMLALAIGFGAISTVIAASRDSFAYMTSGRTHLLALNRYLVVFLWLVIAPFLTGVLVDLSLISPFTGLDDDVPAVGLSYYWGLGCLSLKIWGKQARRTRARCLRAYFIDERWGPKLNQAKADWDSGIAPMWWFLRDVCMPIVAKLLAALGVPYVLAKGVFPRFGCSVAMNSAVYRFVWLGSLGFYLAKALCAKLHDSIRDARYVVGQRLEDVADGS, from the exons ATGGCCGCCGACGCCTCTCCGCCGGAGACGGCGCTGTCCGCGGCGAACGGCCCCGGAGACGAGGacggggaggagggggaggcggaGCAATGCCGCATCTGCCGCCTCCCGGCCGAGGCGGACCGCCCCCTGCGCCACCCCTGCGCCTGCCGCGGCAGCATCAGGTTCGTCCACGACGACTGCCAGCTCCGGTGGCTCGCCACCCGCCGGGGACCCCGATGCGAG CTGTGCAACAACGACATCTCCATCCGACCAGTGTACGCTGCAGACGCCCCTGCGAGGCTGCCTGTTTCTGAGTTCATGGCGGGTTTCTCCCACAAACTGATGGACCTGTTGCTCCTCCTTATCTGCCTCGTCCCAGCACTCGTCATGTACCTCATCACCCTCGGGGCATGGCTCTTCGCGCTTGCCAGGTCCTTTGCTCAAGTGCACCATCTGCTGTCCCTCCGCCCCTCTGTCGCCTCCATTGTTGCTCAAACTGCAATTTTCATTTTAAGGCTGCCTGGTATAATTCTCAGAGGTGTCGTAGGTTCTATCCCCTCTGTCGCCTTAATTGTTGCTCAAAGCGCAATATTCATTTTAAGGCTGCCTGGTATATTTCTCAGAGGGGTCGTACGTTCTATTCCTGCTGCCAATTTCTGTCTTAATCTGCTGAGCGCAAAAATATTACACCCGGTGTtctttggctgggcgcttgataTCTGCACTTCAGAAATGTTTGGTGCAACAATGTCCCAGAGGTTCAAGCTTATGCTTGCTTCATCTTTTGCTTCAACTGTTCTTCATTGGTATTTTGGATGCATCTTTTGGCACCTAGGCCTTAGATTCTTCAGACTTCTTGATAAG ATACTGAGGCCAGGAATTGCCATTCCCTTTGTCCACTATGAAGCTCATGAACCATTCTACAAATTTTATCTCAAGAAGCTTCATATCCTTTTTGTTGGAATTATCTCTATGGTTTTGGTCATTCTTGTTCCTATTCAAATTGGCGGGCTATTGGTGCCGGAGTTGTTCCCATTTCATATCAC CTACTTCAATTGTGGTGCAAAGGGCATATCATTTTGGCAAGCACCACGAAACTATGTCGATTCAGTTTCTCATGCTCTTCTTCTGAAGTTTCTCATTGATAACACCAAGACACTTGTATACCTTGAGTGGTTAGTGAAGAAGGTAACCCAGTATTCCTTTGTCACTACTGGACATGCTCTAGGCTTGTCAGATTCGTTGAGTATCTGGCCCGATGATGCATCTGGACATGATGAGATTGGGAGTAGTGTCGCACCAGAAGACCAGTATGATAGGATCAATGAAGCTAAGGATGGAAG GAGATCAGTTGCAGCTGCTACAATCCTAAGTCTGGTGCTTGCATGGTTGACTATTGTGGTATTCAATTTGGCTGTGCTCATTTTTCCAATCTCAATTGGGCATGCCATCACTCGGCTGCCACTAGCAGGTGGACTGAAATCCGATG ATATGCTTGCTTTGGCTATTGGGTTTGGCGCCATATCAACTGTTATTGCCGCCTCTAGAGATTCATTTGCCTACATGACTTCTGGGAGAACACACCTTCTAGCCCTGAATCGCTATCTGGTTGTGTTCTTATGG CTTGTCATCGCTCCTTTCCTGACCGGGGTGCTGGTTGATTTATCACTAATATCACCATTCACTGGgcttgatgatgatgttccaGCTGTAGGCCTTTCCTACTATTGGGGCCTGGGGTGTCTATCTCTGAAAATCTGGGGGAAGCAG GCTCGTCGGACAAGGGCCAGATGCTTGCGAGCCTATTTCATCGATGAAAGGTGGGGCCCAAAGCTTAATCAGGCAAAGGCAGATTGGGATTCAGGGATCGCGCCAATGTGGTGGTTCTTGCGAGATGTGTGCATGCCTATCGTCGCGAAGCTACTCGCTGCTCTGGGTGTTCCCTATGTGCTTGCCAAGGGGGTCTTCCCAAGATTCGGCTGCTCCGTTGCCATGAACTCGGCGGTGTACCGTTTCGTGTGGCTGGGCAGCCTCGGCTTCTACCTTGCCAAAGCGTTGTGCGCCAAACTCCATGATTCCATCAGGGACGCCCGTTATGTCGTCGGGCAGAGGCTGGAAGATGTCGCCGACGGTAGCTGA
- the LOC109764003 gene encoding protein LURP-one-related 5 yields MKGGEAPAATVVVGEEHCETEDRELTVRKTTLFSPGDGLEAYDHRTGALAFRLETYGRGGACGGGAAAGDLALLGAAGDPVLTVRRRRPSLHHRWDGFLGDGGGAKPLFSARRSSILGAGAGVLVDLLAPAHTAAKEFRVDGSFPRRCCRVVAVASSGGGEVEEGEDQETVVAEVRRKVDEGAHVVLGRDVFVLWVRAGFDAAFAMGIVLVLGRITGDELDGVLGEELLLEATSPV; encoded by the coding sequence ATGAAGGGGGGAGAGGCGCCGGCGGCGACGGTGGTGGTGGGGGAGGAGCACTGCGAGACGGAGGACAGGGAGCTGACGGTGCGCAAGACCACGCTCTTCTCGCCGGGGGACGGGCTGGAGGCCTACGACCACCGCACGGGCGCGCTGGCCTTCCGCCTCGAGACCTACGGCCGGGGAGGCGCCTGCGGCGGGGGCGCGGCGGCCGGGGACCTGGCGCTGCTGGGCGCCGCGGGGGACCCCGTGCTCACCGTCCGCAGGCGCCGCCCCAGCCTGCACCACCGCTGGGACGGCTTCCTGGGCGACGGGGGCGGCGCCAAGCCGCTCTTCTCCGCCCGCCGCTCCTCCATCCTCGGCGCCGGGGCCGGGGTCCTCGTCGACCTCCTCGCCCCCGCCCATACCGCCGCCAAGGAGTTCCGCGTCGACGGGTCCTTCCCGAGGCGGTGCTGCCGCGTGGTGGCGGTGgcctcctccggcggcggcgaggtggaggagggggaggatcAGGAGACGGTGGTGGCGGAGGTGCGCAGGAAGGTGGACGAGGGCGCGCACGTGGTGCTGGGCCGGGACGTGTTCGTGCTGTGGGTGCGCGCCGGCTTCGACGCCGCCTTCGCCATGGGGATCGTGCTCGTGCTCGGCCGCATCACCGGGGACGAGCTCGACGGCGTCCTCGGCGAGGAGCTGCTCCTCGAGGCCACCTCGCCGGTGTAG
- the LOC109764001 gene encoding outer envelope protein 39, chloroplastic isoform X3 produces the protein MGAQQSVNAGKAKVDLHVDLTHMLCEALLLPPLSSSSATISQIVGRISLKHPSLFGRSEKLDVILDKGVNDSNVVVAFRRPRPEWLSQQSFVIQHSMTPEIAVHGFPADNFTRSGSRGVNLSRLSLGVEINEPTTSKWTSGTSVKFEHIRPVNNDGRSIARDHEGFPLTCSGNLHDNMIILKQESGYADVKDNSFLRVNFQMEQGLPLVPKSLTFNRVKCAVSKGIKLGPTFLVTSLTGGSIVGDMAPYQAFAIGGLGSVRGYGEGAVGSGRLCLIGNCEYTVPLAKNLEGSLFMDCGSDLGSARHVPGNPALRQGKPGFGVGFGYGVHFNTDIGQIRVDYAMNAFSRKTFYFSINTGGAGS, from the exons ATGGGAGCCCAGCAGAGCGTCAATGCCGGCAAAG CCAAGGTGGATTTGCACGTCGACCTCACCCACATGCTCTGCGAGGCGCTCCTGCTGCCGCCCCTGAG CAGCTCCAGCGCCACCATCTCGCAAATCGTCGGAAG GATCTCCCTCAAACACCCAAGCCTATTTGGGAGGAGCGAGAAGTTGGACGTGATTCTGGATAAGGGTGTCAATGACTCTAATGTTGTTGTTGCCTTTAGACGCCCAAGGCCCGAATGGTTATCGCAGCAGTCGTTTGTCATTCAG CACTCGATGACACCAGAAATTGCGGTGCATGGTTTTCCGGCTGACAACTTCACACGGTCAGGGAGCAGAGGGGTAAATCTAAGCCGGTTGTCGCTTGGGGTGGAGATTAATGAACCGACAACATCAAAATGGACTTCTGGAACTAGTGTTAAGTTTGAG CATATCCGTCCTGTTAATAATGATGGGCGCTCAATAGCTAGGGACCACGAAGGTTTTCCCCTAACATGCAG TGGTAACCTCCATGACAACATGATTATCTTGAAGCAAGAGTCTGGTTATGCGGATGTTAAAGATAATAGCTTCTTAAGA GTTAATTTCCAAATGGAACAAGGATTGCCACTTGTACCAAAATCACTAACTTTTAACAGAGTTAAATGTGCTGTTTCGAAAGGCATTAAACTGGGGCCAACATTTTTGGTTACTAG CTTGACAGGCGGTTCCATTGTGGGTGACATGGCACCGTATCAAGCATTTGCAATAGGTGGACTTGGTAGCGTCCGGGGTTATGGCGAGGGTGCAGTTGGTTCAGGAAGACTGTGCCTAATTGGTAACTGCGAATACACGGTTCCTTTG GCAAAGAATCTCGAAGGTTCTCTTTTCATGGATTGCGGCAGTGATTTAGGATCTGCTCGTCATGTTCCTG GCAATCCAGCTCTTCGGCAAGGGAAACCGGGATTCGGTGTCGGGTTTGGGTACGGCGTCCACTTCAACACGGACATAGGCCAAATCCGGGTCGACTACGCCATGAACGCCTTCAGTCGCAAGACCTTCTACTTCAGCATCAACACTGGCGGTGCTGGCTCATAG
- the LOC109764001 gene encoding outer envelope protein 39, chloroplastic isoform X1, with protein sequence MGAQQSVNAGKAKVDLHVDLTHMLCEALLLPPLSSSSATISQIVGRISLKHPSLFGRSEKLDVILDKGVNDSNVVVAFRRPRPEWLSQQSFVIQHSMTPEIAVHGFPADNFTRSGSRGVNLSRLSLGVEINEPTTSKWTSGTSVKFEHIRPVNNDGRSIARDHEGFPLTCSGNLHDNMIILKQESGYADVKDNSFLRVNFQMEQGLPLVPKSLTFNRVKCAVSKGIKLGPTFLVTSLTGGSIVGDMAPYQAFAIGGLGSVRGYGEGAVGSGRLCLIGNCEYTVPLVVSACKRNIPYTAKDCDEEFIVKGYSFRVESSEAKNLEGSLFMDCGSDLGSARHVPGNPALRQGKPGFGVGFGYGVHFNTDIGQIRVDYAMNAFSRKTFYFSINTGGAGS encoded by the exons ATGGGAGCCCAGCAGAGCGTCAATGCCGGCAAAG CCAAGGTGGATTTGCACGTCGACCTCACCCACATGCTCTGCGAGGCGCTCCTGCTGCCGCCCCTGAG CAGCTCCAGCGCCACCATCTCGCAAATCGTCGGAAG GATCTCCCTCAAACACCCAAGCCTATTTGGGAGGAGCGAGAAGTTGGACGTGATTCTGGATAAGGGTGTCAATGACTCTAATGTTGTTGTTGCCTTTAGACGCCCAAGGCCCGAATGGTTATCGCAGCAGTCGTTTGTCATTCAG CACTCGATGACACCAGAAATTGCGGTGCATGGTTTTCCGGCTGACAACTTCACACGGTCAGGGAGCAGAGGGGTAAATCTAAGCCGGTTGTCGCTTGGGGTGGAGATTAATGAACCGACAACATCAAAATGGACTTCTGGAACTAGTGTTAAGTTTGAG CATATCCGTCCTGTTAATAATGATGGGCGCTCAATAGCTAGGGACCACGAAGGTTTTCCCCTAACATGCAG TGGTAACCTCCATGACAACATGATTATCTTGAAGCAAGAGTCTGGTTATGCGGATGTTAAAGATAATAGCTTCTTAAGA GTTAATTTCCAAATGGAACAAGGATTGCCACTTGTACCAAAATCACTAACTTTTAACAGAGTTAAATGTGCTGTTTCGAAAGGCATTAAACTGGGGCCAACATTTTTGGTTACTAG CTTGACAGGCGGTTCCATTGTGGGTGACATGGCACCGTATCAAGCATTTGCAATAGGTGGACTTGGTAGCGTCCGGGGTTATGGCGAGGGTGCAGTTGGTTCAGGAAGACTGTGCCTAATTGGTAACTGCGAATACACGGTTCCTTTG GTGGTGTCTGCATGCAAGAGGAATATACCATATACTGCAAAGGACTGCGATGAGGAATTCATAGTCAAAGGATACAGTTTCAGGGTTGAAAGTTCAGAA GCAAAGAATCTCGAAGGTTCTCTTTTCATGGATTGCGGCAGTGATTTAGGATCTGCTCGTCATGTTCCTG GCAATCCAGCTCTTCGGCAAGGGAAACCGGGATTCGGTGTCGGGTTTGGGTACGGCGTCCACTTCAACACGGACATAGGCCAAATCCGGGTCGACTACGCCATGAACGCCTTCAGTCGCAAGACCTTCTACTTCAGCATCAACACTGGCGGTGCTGGCTCATAG